The Mycobacterium riyadhense sequence TCGAACTCGCCCGCAAAGCCGCCGAGGCGTTCGCCGAAACCCCGGACGCGATCTGACCTGCGTCAGCCCGGATGTCCAGGGGAGCCGTGCGCGCCGGTAGCGCCTTGATCCCCGACGCCGCCGGCCTTTCCGGTATTGAATCCGGTTCCGGGGTCGCCGCCCGACCCGCCGCTGCCGCCGGTGCCACCGCTGCCGCCGGCCCCGGCGCCACCGGCGCTGCCCGTGTTGCCGCTGAACAGTCCGCCCTGGCCGCCTGCGCCGCCGTTGCCGCCGTTTCCGCCGGCGCCGCCGGTGCCGCCGTCGCCGCCGGTGCCGCCGTCACCACCGTTGCCCTGCTGGAGCGGGCTGAGGCCGCCGGTCCCGCCGGCGCCGCCCGTCCCTCCGGTAGCACCGGTACCGCCGCCGCCGGCGGTGCCGCCGAGGCCGCCGCTGCCGCCATCACCGACCAGCAGCCCACCACGCCCGCCGGCGCCTCCGTTCCCGCCGCCACCGCCGGCCCCGCCAGCGGCGCCGACACCGCCGGTGCCGCCGTCGCCGCCGCGGCCGCCGATATTGCCGTTGCTGCCGTTGCCGCCGTCGCCGCCGCGGCCGCCGCTGGCACCGGTGCCGCCGACGCCACCGGTCCCGCCCTCGCCGCCGGAACCGTTGGCGCCCGCCGCGGAGCCGCCGGTGCCGCCCTCACCGCCGGCACCGCCGGCACCGCCGGCACCCCCGGGACCACCCTTGCCGCCGGCGGCAAAGGCGTTGAGGGCGACGGCGTTGCCGCCGTCGCCGCCGTCGCCGCCGGGCGCGCCATCCCCACCGGTGCCGCCGGCCCCGCCGGTGCCCCCGTTGACGGTAGAAGTCGTCGACCCACCGTTGCCGCCGGCCCCGCCGTTGCCGCCTTGCTCCCCGATGGCGGTGCCGGGATTGCCGGGCCCGCCGTTCCCCCCGCTGCCATTGGTGCTGGATAAGCCTTCGGCGCCGGGGCCGGCCTGGCCATTGGGCGGAGCGGGGCCGGGGTTGACACCGGCTGCCCCGGTGGCACCGGCCCCGCCGGCCCCGCCGGCGCCGCCGGTACCGAACAGCCCGGCATTGCCGCCGGCGCCGCCGTCACCACCGGCCTGGCCCGCTAGGGTCGCGGCGCCGCCGGCGCCGCCGGCACCGCCGTTGCCGTACCACCACCCGCCGGAACCGCCGCGCCCGCCGGCCTGCCCGGGCCCGCCATTGCCGCCCTGGCCGCCGGCGCCGATCAGCCCGGCGTCACCGCCGGCCCCGCCGGCTTGGCCGGCCACCCCGTCACCGCCGCGGCCGCCGTTGCCGTACAGCAGCCCGCCGGCCCCGCCGGGCTGCCCCGGCCCGCCGTTGGCGCCGTTGCCGATCAGCGGGCGGCCCAGCAGCGTCTGGGTGGGCGCGTTGATCGCGTCCAACAACAGCTGCCCCGGCGCTGCGTTAGCGGCCTCGGCCAGCCCATACTGGGCCGCACCGGCGGCCAGGGCCTGCACAAACCGGTCGTGAACCGCCGCCGTCTGGGCGGCCAGCGCCTGATAGGCCTGGGCGTGCCCGGAAAACAGTGCCGCAATCCCCGCCGACACTTCATCGGCGGCGGCCGCCAGCACCGAGGTGGTCGAGGCCGCCGCCGCGGCATTCGCCGTAGTGATTGCCGATCCGATCCCGGCCACATCTCCGGCCGTTGCCGCGAGCGACTCCGGCGTAACGAACACAAACGACATCGCTGTCCTCCCAACACGAATCGGCACCGCGACGGTCGCGTTGGCACCCAAGCCGCGGTATCCGTGGATGGTATCGCCCCCCGGGGCACGGCATGCGGCGTTTGCCCGAACCGAGCGCGGTAGCCTCGGCTTTGATGGACCTGTCAGCCCGGATGTCCAGAAGCGCCGACCGCTCCGGTGGCGCCTTGATCGCCGGCGCTGCCGGCGATGCCGTTGACGGACCCGGTTCCGCCGGCACCGCCCCCGCCGCCGGCCCCGCCGACGCCGCCCTGACCACCAGCCCCACCCGGGCCTGAACTGCCCGCGTGACCGCCCAACAGTCCACCCGCACCGCCGCTGCCCCCGTTGCCGCCAACTCCACCGTCACCGCCCGCGCCGCCGACGCCGCCGTCGCCGCCGGCCCCACCCACGTTGCGGTGGTCGGAAGGACCGCCGCCGTTGCCGCCATGGCCTCCCATGCCGCCGGAATCGCCGCCGCCACCCTGGCCGCCGACGCCACCAGCACCGCCCGCGCCGCCATCGCCGAATAGCAGGCCGCCACGCCCACCGGCGCCACCGGTGCCGCCGACGCCGCCGATGCCGCCCTGGGCACCGGCACCCCCGACTCCTCCGGCGCCGCCGACGCCCCCAACCGTAACGTCGCCAATCGCCTTGTTGTCTGCCGATCCACCGTTGCCACCGGCACCCCCGGCGGCGCCGAGGCCGCCGGCCCCGCCGGCCCCGCCGGCACCTCCAACGGCGATGCTGGTCGCGTTATTGGCTTGGGCGAACCCGCCATCACCGCCGTCGCCTCCCGGGGCTCCGGCGCCGCCGGCGCCACCGACACCGCCGGTGCCGCCGTACGAGGTGCTGAGGTCCTCGGTGGTAGTGGCCTGACCGCCTTGACCGCCCGTGCCGCCGGGCGCCCCGGTGCCGCCCGCGCCCCCGGCGCCCCCGATGCCGCCGACGGCGTTTCCAGAGCCTCTGTTGCCATCGCCACCTGCGCCGCCGTTGCCGCCTTGCTCGCTGGTGGTGGTGCCGTCGTGGCCGGGCGAGCCGTTCCCGCCGTTGCCATTGGCGTTGTCGGCGCCATCGTTCCCTTTGGCCGCCTGGGTGAACGGCGGCTGTGCGGTGGGGTTTACCCCCGCGGCGCCGGTGGCCCCGGACCCACCGGCCCCGCCGGCCCCGCCCGTGCCGAACAACCCGGCGTTGCCGCCCGCGCCGCCGTCACCGCCCGACTGGCCGGCGGCGCTGGCGATGCCGCCAGCGCCCCCGTTTCCGCCGTTGCCGTACAACCACCCACCATTGCCGCCCGCGCCGCCGGCCGCGCCCGCACCGCCGGTCCCGCCCATCCCGCCGTTGCCGATCAGCCCGGCGTTGCCGCCGGCGCCGCCGGCCTGACCCGACAAGCCGACCCCGCCGTTACCGCCGTTGCCGTACAACAGCCCGCCGGGTCCGCCCGGCTGCCCCGGCGCCCCGTCGGCGCCGTTGCCGATCAGCGGACGTCCCAGCAGCAGTTGGGTGGGCGCGTTGATCGCGTTGAGTAGCTGCTGCTCCAGCGTGGCGTTGACGGCCTCGGCGGACACATACTGATCCACGCCGGCGGCCAGGGTGCGCACAAACTGGTCGTGAAATGCCGCCGCCTGCCCCGCGACTGTCTGATACGCCTGGGCGTGCGCGCGGAACAGGGCGGCGATGGCCACCGATACCTCATCAGCGGCGGCCGCCACCGCACCTGCGGTCGGGGCCGCCGCGGCGCCATTGGCCGCGCTGATCGTCGAACCGATCCCGCTCAACTCTCCGGCCGCCGCCGCTAACACCTCAGGCACCACGGTCGCAAACGACATACCTCACCTCCACGCCCCCGAATTTGGTGACGCCGATCGTATCGCGTTGTGGGGCGCGGTATCCCGCGATTGTGCGCGCTCATCTGAGACCAATACGCAATCAAATGGTTGCGTAACTGGCCGAGTTGTGGTGGACTAATAGGCAACCAGGAGGCTGCATATGAGTACCGATCGAATCGAGAAGCGCGTCGTGTTGCGTGCGCCGCTGGACCGGGTATGGCGGGCCATCACCGACTCACAGGAATTCGGGCGCTGGTTCCGCGTCCGCTTCGACCAGCCGTTTGTCGCGGGAACGTCGATCACCGGGGTCATCACCCCAACCGTCGTCGACGACGAGATCGGCAAGCGTCAGGAGGCGCACAGCGGGGTGAAAAGCACCTGGCACATCGTGGCCGTTGAACCGCAGCGGCGGTTTGCCTACCGCTGGCATCCGTTCGCCATCGACCCCGACGTCGACTACGACCTGGAGCCGACCACGTTGGTCGAGTTCATGTTGTCGGAGACACCGGACGGGGTACTGCTCACCATCGTCGAATCCGGATTCGACGCCATCCCTGAGGCACGCCGCACCGCCTCCTATGAGGCCAACGCCGAAGGCTGGGCGATGCAAACCGATCTCGTCCGCAGGTACCTGGAAGAAATGCGGGTGTGAGCGCCATCGGTGCGCAGGTCTTCGACGCGCTCGGGGACCCGAATCGACTACGAATCATCGTCCGCTTGTGCGAGGTCGGACCGTGCTCGACTTCGCAAGTCACCCAGGCGATTCCGGCCACTCGGCAGGCGGCCAGCAAGCACCTGCAGCTACTCGAGGCTGCGGGATTGGTCACCAGCAGGCGACGCGGTCGCGAACGTGTTTGGACGGTACAAACCGAACCGCTGGCCCGGGCGAGCGACTACCTCACCCAGTTGTCGCGTCGGTGGGACGCCGCGGTGGATCGGCTGCGGGCGTACGTCGAGGACTGACGTGTCAGCTCGCTTCGATAGCCTGCCAAGGTGAGCTCACCCGACATGCTGCGCCCAGAAGTGCTGCGGCAGTGGCAGGAGTTAGCCGAAGAGGTCCGCGAACACCAATTCCGTTACTACGTGCGCGACGCGCCCATTATCAGCGACGCGGAGTTCGACAAGCTACTGCGCAAGCTGGAAGCGCTCGAGAAAAAGCATCCTGAGCTACGCACGCCCGATTCACCCACCCAGCTGGTCGGCGGGGCCGGCTTCGCAACCGACTTCGAGTCGGTCGAGCACCTCGAACGGATGCTCAGCCTCGACAACGCATTCAGCGCCGAGGAACTTGGCGCCTGGGCCACCCGCATCCACGCCGAGGTCGGTGATGCCGCGCACTACCTGTGTGAGCTCAAGATCGACGGCGTCGCACTGTCATTGGTCTATCGCGGCGGGCGCTTGACCCGGGCGGCGACTCGAGGCGACGGCCGCACCGGCGAGGACGTCACGCTGAACGCTCGCACCATCGATAACATCCCCGAGCGCCTCACCGCCAGCGACGACTACCCGGTGCCCGAAGTTCTCGAGGTCCGCGGCGAGGTCTTCTTTCAGCTCGAAGACTTCCAGGCGCTCAACGCGAGTCTCGTCGAGGCGGGGAAGGCGCCGTTCGCCAACCCACGCAACAGCGCGGCGGGATCGCTACGCCAGAAAGACCCGGCGGTCACAGCCCGGCGCAAGCTGCGGATGATCTGTCACGGGCTCGGCCACACCGAAGGCTTTCGCCCGGTCACCCAGCATGACGCATACCTGGCGCTAAAGGACTGGGGGCTCCCGGTTTCCGAGCACACGAAAGTCGTCAACGACATGGCCGGTGTGCAGGAGCGCATCGAGTACTGGGGCGAGCATCGCCACGAAGTGGCCCACGAAATCGACGGTGTCGTCGTCAAAATCGACGAGGTGGTACTGCAGCGCCGGTTGGGTTCCACCTCGCGGGCCCCCCGCTGGGCCATCGCCTACAAGTACCCGCCCGAGGAAGCGCAGACCAAGCTGCTCGACATCCGGGTGAACGTCGGGCGCACCGGGCGGGTCACGCCGTTCGCGTTCATGACACCGGTGAAGGTTGCGGGATCGACGGTGGCACAAGCCACCTTGCACAACGCCTCGGAGGTCAAGCGCAAGGGCGTGCTGATCGGTGACACGGTGGTTATCCGCAAGGCCGGCGACGTGATTCCCGAGGTGCTGGGACCTGTGGTCGACCTGCGCGACGGGTCCGAACGCGAATTCGTCATGCCCACAACGTGTCCCGAATGCGGAACCACCCTGGCGTTCGAGAAGGAGGGTGACGCCGACATTCGCTGCCCCAACGCGCGGCGCTGCCCGGCGCAGCTGCGCGAGCGGGTATTTCACGTCGCCAGCCGCGCGGCATTCGACATCGAAGCACTGGGTTATGAGGCCGGCGTGGCGCTACTGCAAGCGCAGGTGATCACCAGCGAGGGAGACCTGTTCGCACTTACCGAGGATGACCTGTTGCGCACCGAGCTGTTTCGGACCAAGGCTGGTGCGCTGTCCGCCAACGGTAAACGGCTGTTGGCCAACCTCGACAAGGCAAAGGCCGCCCCGTTGTGGCGGGTGCTGGTGGCGCTGTCGATCCGCCACGTCGGGCCGACGGCTGCGCGCGCGCTGGCCACCGAGTTCGGCTCCCTCGAAGCGATCGTTGATGCGTCCACCGAGCAGCTGGCGGCGGTCGAGGGTGTGGGCGCGACCATCGCCGCGGCGGTCACCGAATGGTTCACCGTCGACTGGCACCGCGAGATCGTCGACAAGTGGCGGGCGGCCGGGGTGCGTATGGCCGACGAGCGCGACGAGAGTGTGCCGCGCACGCTGGCCGGGTTGACCGTGGTGGTCACCGGCTCGCTGACCGGCTTCTCGCGCGACGACGCCAAGGAGGCGATCGTGGCGCGCGGCGGCAAGGCCGCGGGTTCGGTGTCGAAGAAAACCTCCTTCGTCGTCGCCGGGGACTCGCCGGGATCCAAGTACGACAAGGCCGTTGAGCTCGGCGTGCCCATTCTCGACGAGGACGGGTTCCGGAAACTCTTGGCGGAAGGACCCCCTGACACCGACGCGGCAGAAGTGCCATAGTGGTTGATGCCGTTCTATCAATGTCTGGTCCCAGCGGGATCGCTCAGCGCCGATACCCGCGCACAACTGGCGAAAGCCATCACCGAAATCCATTGCGACGTAACGGGTGCACCGCGCGGATTCGTCAACGTCATGTTCGCCGAGTACGACCCCACCTGCTACTTCACCGCCGGTAGACTCAACACCTGTTCGGTGATCAACGGCAACATTCGCGCCGGCAGAGATCGCGAGACGCGGGCGCGACTGCTCACCGAGCTGTCGGAGGCGTGGGTGGCGATCACCGGGCAGGATGCCCGCTCCCTGTTGATCGGCTTGAACGACGTAGACCCCACCTCGATCATGGAGGCCGGGCTGATCATGCCCGCCCCCGGCGAAGAGGCGCAATGGCTGGAACAAAACCAGGAAGTGCTTGGCGAGCTCCTCGCCAGCCAATAGCGATTACCGGGGTGGTTCTATCGTGGGCATCATGACCCAGGCTGCCGACCGGTCCGCGGACCTATCGCCGTGGTCGCCCCGCGAGGCCGAGTTGCTCGCGGTGACTTTGCAGCTGCTGCAGGAGCACGGCTACGACCGCTTGACGGTTGATGCCGTGGCCAACACCGCGCGTGCCAGCAAGGCCACCGTGTATCGACGTTGGCCGTCGAAAGCCGAATTGGTGTTGGCCGCATTCATCGAAGGCGTCCGTCAAGTCGCGGTTCCCCCGAATACCGGCACGCTGCGCGGTGATTTGCTCAAACTTGGCGAGATCTGCTGCCAGCAAGCACACCAACAGGCCAGCACCATGCGTGCGGTGCTTTTCGAGGTATCTCGCCACCCCGCGCTCAACGAGGCCATGCAGCATCAATTCATCGATCAGCGCGAAGCCTTGATCAAGAACGTGCTTCAAGATGCCGTCGACCGCGGAGAGATCGTCGAAGCCGCCATTACCGACGATCTGTGGGATCTGTTGCCCGGGTACCTCATTTTCCGGGCCATCGTCTCGGGTCGTCCGCCCACCTGTCGCACCGTGCAAGCGCTCGTCGACGACTTCATCATCCCCGGGCTCACCCGATCCACCGGGCGTTGAGCCGTCAAAGTGTACGCTCACGTCTCTTGTGCAGTACGGTTCAGTACCGTACTGTCATAGGCGTCGATCATGCTCGAAGCGTCGCCGTCCGAGACGTAGGCGTATCACCCGATCATCGAAAGGGCTACGGGTGAAGGGGATTTCGATTACGGCGCTCGTTAAACGAGGGTGGATGGCGGTGGTCGCGGTGGTCGTCGTGGCGATCGCGGGAT is a genomic window containing:
- a CDS encoding PE family protein; this encodes MSFVFVTPESLAATAGDVAGIGSAITTANAAAAASTTSVLAAAADEVSAGIAALFSGHAQAYQALAAQTAAVHDRFVQALAAGAAQYGLAEAANAAPGQLLLDAINAPTQTLLGRPLIGNGANGGPGQPGGAGGLLYGNGGRGGDGVAGQAGGAGGDAGLIGAGGQGGNGGPGQAGGRGGSGGWWYGNGGAGGAGGAATLAGQAGGDGGAGGNAGLFGTGGAGGAGGAGATGAAGVNPGPAPPNGQAGPGAEGLSSTNGSGGNGGPGNPGTAIGEQGGNGGAGGNGGSTTSTVNGGTGGAGGTGGDGAPGGDGGDGGNAVALNAFAAGGKGGPGGAGGAGGAGGEGGTGGSAAGANGSGGEGGTGGVGGTGASGGRGGDGGNGSNGNIGGRGGDGGTGGVGAAGGAGGGGGNGGAGGRGGLLVGDGGSGGLGGTAGGGGTGATGGTGGAGGTGGLSPLQQGNGGDGGTGGDGGTGGAGGNGGNGGAGGQGGLFSGNTGSAGGAGAGGSGGTGGSGGSGGDPGTGFNTGKAGGVGDQGATGAHGSPGHPG
- a CDS encoding PE family protein, translated to MSFATVVPEVLAAAAGELSGIGSTISAANGAAAAPTAGAVAAAADEVSVAIAALFRAHAQAYQTVAGQAAAFHDQFVRTLAAGVDQYVSAEAVNATLEQQLLNAINAPTQLLLGRPLIGNGADGAPGQPGGPGGLLYGNGGNGGVGLSGQAGGAGGNAGLIGNGGMGGTGGAGAAGGAGGNGGWLYGNGGNGGAGGIASAAGQSGGDGGAGGNAGLFGTGGAGGAGGSGATGAAGVNPTAQPPFTQAAKGNDGADNANGNGGNGSPGHDGTTTSEQGGNGGAGGDGNRGSGNAVGGIGGAGGAGGTGAPGGTGGQGGQATTTEDLSTSYGGTGGVGGAGGAGAPGGDGGDGGFAQANNATSIAVGGAGGAGGAGGLGAAGGAGGNGGSADNKAIGDVTVGGVGGAGGVGGAGAQGGIGGVGGTGGAGGRGGLLFGDGGAGGAGGVGGQGGGGDSGGMGGHGGNGGGPSDHRNVGGAGGDGGVGGAGGDGGVGGNGGSGGAGGLLGGHAGSSGPGGAGGQGGVGGAGGGGGAGGTGSVNGIAGSAGDQGATGAVGASGHPG
- a CDS encoding SRPBCC family protein — encoded protein: MSTDRIEKRVVLRAPLDRVWRAITDSQEFGRWFRVRFDQPFVAGTSITGVITPTVVDDEIGKRQEAHSGVKSTWHIVAVEPQRRFAYRWHPFAIDPDVDYDLEPTTLVEFMLSETPDGVLLTIVESGFDAIPEARRTASYEANAEGWAMQTDLVRRYLEEMRV
- a CDS encoding ArsR/SmtB family transcription factor, coding for MSAIGAQVFDALGDPNRLRIIVRLCEVGPCSTSQVTQAIPATRQAASKHLQLLEAAGLVTSRRRGRERVWTVQTEPLARASDYLTQLSRRWDAAVDRLRAYVED
- the ligA gene encoding NAD-dependent DNA ligase LigA, encoding MLRPEVLRQWQELAEEVREHQFRYYVRDAPIISDAEFDKLLRKLEALEKKHPELRTPDSPTQLVGGAGFATDFESVEHLERMLSLDNAFSAEELGAWATRIHAEVGDAAHYLCELKIDGVALSLVYRGGRLTRAATRGDGRTGEDVTLNARTIDNIPERLTASDDYPVPEVLEVRGEVFFQLEDFQALNASLVEAGKAPFANPRNSAAGSLRQKDPAVTARRKLRMICHGLGHTEGFRPVTQHDAYLALKDWGLPVSEHTKVVNDMAGVQERIEYWGEHRHEVAHEIDGVVVKIDEVVLQRRLGSTSRAPRWAIAYKYPPEEAQTKLLDIRVNVGRTGRVTPFAFMTPVKVAGSTVAQATLHNASEVKRKGVLIGDTVVIRKAGDVIPEVLGPVVDLRDGSEREFVMPTTCPECGTTLAFEKEGDADIRCPNARRCPAQLRERVFHVASRAAFDIEALGYEAGVALLQAQVITSEGDLFALTEDDLLRTELFRTKAGALSANGKRLLANLDKAKAAPLWRVLVALSIRHVGPTAARALATEFGSLEAIVDASTEQLAAVEGVGATIAAAVTEWFTVDWHREIVDKWRAAGVRMADERDESVPRTLAGLTVVVTGSLTGFSRDDAKEAIVARGGKAAGSVSKKTSFVVAGDSPGSKYDKAVELGVPILDEDGFRKLLAEGPPDTDAAEVP
- a CDS encoding tautomerase family protein, which produces MPFYQCLVPAGSLSADTRAQLAKAITEIHCDVTGAPRGFVNVMFAEYDPTCYFTAGRLNTCSVINGNIRAGRDRETRARLLTELSEAWVAITGQDARSLLIGLNDVDPTSIMEAGLIMPAPGEEAQWLEQNQEVLGELLASQ
- a CDS encoding TetR/AcrR family transcriptional regulator; this translates as MVGIMTQAADRSADLSPWSPREAELLAVTLQLLQEHGYDRLTVDAVANTARASKATVYRRWPSKAELVLAAFIEGVRQVAVPPNTGTLRGDLLKLGEICCQQAHQQASTMRAVLFEVSRHPALNEAMQHQFIDQREALIKNVLQDAVDRGEIVEAAITDDLWDLLPGYLIFRAIVSGRPPTCRTVQALVDDFIIPGLTRSTGR